In Micromonospora sp. NBC_01813, the following are encoded in one genomic region:
- a CDS encoding S8 family serine peptidase, which produces MHPVRKHTAAALVVALTASLIGLGQSAPAAARQPAPTPQGAAARAATPAPADTVTLITGDRIVVTAHGTAVRPAAGRGHLRFHTYRRADGLYVVPSDAQPLIQAGALDRRLFNITNLISAGYHDAATRRIPLLVEYADPAVARRAGAALAATRATRELPAIGGAAASVDKGAAADFWTTLASGDPAAGPAGARSLTAGSGLARVWLDGKRQLLLEHSVGQIGAPAAHDAGFTGAGVTVAVLDSGIDADHPDLAGKVARSENFTEDPDPADTVGHGTHVASIIAGSGAASDGAKRGVAPDATLISGKVCESYWCTESALLAGMQWAAADQRATVINVSLGGWDTPEIDPLEEAVDTLTAETGSLFVISAGNSGGDRTIASPGSAAAALTVGAVDRDDVLADFSSRGPRIGDDTVKPDLTAPGVDIVAARAAGTTLGEPVDEHYVAASGTSMAAPHVTGAVALLAQKHPGWTAQRLKSGLMGSAAPQPDATAYQQGAGRVDVARAITQTVTTTPASISFGRTAWPHHDDEPVVETVTYRNTGTTEQTLTLSVDGGAAAAVAAPAGMFSVGATEVTVPAGGTAEVTVTADTSVDVPDGYYSGHLVASGDDGVQVSTPFGVNREVESYDLSFAHVDQTGAPTDDYWTVGVGLDQQVDAMPWGGDGSGTATVRLPAGRYGLSSVITRVVDEEAEEYEVAVLAQPNLKLEADTTVTFDARESEPVRVTVPEETARPALVDINLVYWTEASGGVGLLAETYDGLSTGQAGAPPRTGEFTTNINSQWLRPDGEGGFAASPYFYGLTEFFADRLPTGFTRHYRPRDLATVRHRFRGVDHGDGVERVVFPMREARDPGAWAIVVPVELPSVRVEHYSVDSSLSWTSSLEFSRAVEGQDWPEYTAVLSSPPQRLQPGKRTLDTWNVAPYGPVFAATDQPGGWVRRDGNMIAVEVPLFGDAHGHPGGVLTETGRTALYRDGKLVGESEYPGYGWFEVPRALANYRLEVAATHAVSDFSTSVSGVWTFPSGPVARNQTAALPVMAVRFAPSLDPANTATAGRTMEIPFTVAHQPGVAGIGIRKPVIEASYDGGETWQRAEVRSAKAGWAAMVSHPRQDGYVSLRASVTDRAGNTMRQTIVQAYRIAVR; this is translated from the coding sequence TTGCATCCAGTCAGGAAACACACCGCAGCGGCGCTCGTCGTCGCACTGACGGCCAGCCTGATCGGCCTCGGCCAGTCCGCACCCGCCGCCGCCCGGCAGCCCGCGCCAACGCCCCAGGGTGCCGCCGCCCGGGCCGCCACACCCGCCCCCGCCGACACCGTCACCCTGATCACCGGTGACCGGATCGTCGTCACCGCCCACGGCACCGCCGTACGACCCGCCGCCGGCCGCGGCCACCTGCGCTTCCACACCTACCGCAGGGCAGACGGGCTGTACGTCGTCCCGTCCGACGCCCAACCGCTGATCCAGGCGGGCGCACTCGACCGGCGACTGTTCAACATCACCAACCTGATCTCGGCCGGCTATCACGACGCCGCCACCCGGCGGATCCCGCTGCTCGTCGAGTACGCCGACCCGGCCGTCGCCCGCCGGGCCGGTGCGGCGCTCGCCGCGACCCGGGCCACCCGGGAACTGCCCGCGATCGGCGGCGCCGCCGCGAGCGTCGACAAGGGCGCCGCCGCCGACTTCTGGACGACCCTCGCCAGCGGCGATCCGGCGGCCGGCCCGGCCGGCGCGCGGTCGTTGACCGCCGGTTCCGGGCTTGCCCGCGTCTGGCTGGACGGCAAGCGGCAACTCCTGCTCGAGCACAGCGTCGGGCAGATCGGCGCCCCGGCCGCACACGACGCCGGGTTCACCGGGGCCGGGGTGACCGTCGCCGTGCTGGACAGCGGGATCGACGCCGACCACCCAGACCTGGCCGGCAAGGTCGCCCGGTCGGAGAACTTCACCGAGGACCCCGACCCGGCGGACACGGTCGGTCACGGCACCCACGTGGCGTCGATCATCGCCGGTAGCGGTGCCGCCTCCGACGGCGCCAAGCGTGGCGTGGCCCCCGACGCCACGCTCATCTCCGGCAAGGTCTGCGAGTCGTACTGGTGCACCGAGTCGGCGTTGCTGGCCGGAATGCAGTGGGCCGCCGCCGACCAGCGGGCCACCGTCATCAACGTCAGCCTGGGCGGCTGGGACACCCCGGAGATCGACCCGCTGGAGGAGGCGGTCGACACGCTGACCGCCGAGACCGGCTCGCTCTTCGTCATCTCGGCCGGCAACTCCGGCGGTGACCGGACCATCGCCTCACCGGGCAGCGCCGCCGCGGCGCTCACCGTCGGCGCGGTGGACCGCGACGACGTCCTCGCCGACTTCTCCAGCCGGGGACCACGCATCGGAGACGACACGGTCAAGCCGGACCTGACCGCGCCGGGTGTCGACATCGTCGCCGCCCGCGCCGCCGGCACCACCCTCGGCGAGCCGGTCGACGAGCACTACGTCGCCGCCTCCGGCACGTCGATGGCCGCGCCGCACGTCACCGGCGCGGTGGCGTTGCTGGCCCAGAAACACCCCGGCTGGACCGCACAGCGGCTCAAGTCCGGGCTGATGGGGTCCGCCGCGCCACAGCCCGACGCCACCGCGTACCAGCAGGGTGCCGGCCGGGTCGACGTGGCCCGCGCCATCACCCAGACGGTGACCACGACGCCGGCCAGCATCTCGTTCGGACGCACCGCCTGGCCGCACCACGACGACGAGCCGGTGGTCGAGACGGTCACCTACCGCAACACCGGCACCACCGAGCAGACCTTGACGCTGTCGGTCGACGGCGGCGCGGCGGCGGCCGTCGCCGCACCGGCAGGCATGTTCAGCGTCGGCGCCACCGAGGTGACCGTGCCGGCCGGCGGCACCGCCGAGGTCACCGTCACCGCCGACACCAGTGTCGACGTGCCGGACGGCTACTACTCCGGGCACCTGGTCGCCAGCGGCGACGACGGGGTGCAGGTCAGCACCCCGTTCGGCGTCAACCGGGAAGTGGAGAGCTACGACCTCTCCTTTGCCCACGTCGACCAGACGGGTGCGCCGACCGACGACTACTGGACCGTGGGCGTCGGGCTGGACCAGCAGGTGGACGCGATGCCGTGGGGTGGCGACGGGTCGGGTACCGCCACCGTCCGGCTGCCGGCCGGCCGGTACGGCCTGTCCAGCGTGATCACCCGGGTCGTCGACGAGGAAGCGGAGGAGTACGAGGTCGCGGTCCTGGCTCAGCCGAACCTCAAGCTCGAAGCGGACACCACCGTCACCTTCGACGCCCGCGAGAGCGAACCGGTGCGGGTCACGGTCCCCGAAGAGACCGCCCGGCCGGCGCTGGTCGACATCAACCTCGTCTACTGGACCGAGGCCAGTGGCGGAGTCGGGCTGCTCGCGGAGACCTACGACGGGCTCTCCACCGGTCAGGCCGGGGCGCCACCGCGCACGGGCGAGTTCACCACCAACATCAACAGCCAGTGGCTGCGCCCCGACGGCGAGGGCGGCTTCGCCGCCAGTCCGTACTTCTACGGGCTCACCGAGTTCTTCGCCGATCGGCTGCCCACCGGCTTCACCCGCCACTACCGGCCACGCGACCTGGCCACCGTGCGGCACCGGTTCCGTGGCGTCGACCATGGCGACGGCGTCGAGCGGGTCGTCTTCCCGATGCGTGAGGCGCGTGATCCGGGGGCGTGGGCGATCGTCGTCCCGGTCGAGCTGCCGAGCGTACGGGTGGAGCACTACAGCGTCGACAGTTCGTTGAGCTGGACGAGTTCGCTGGAGTTCTCCCGGGCGGTCGAGGGCCAGGACTGGCCGGAGTACACCGCGGTGCTCTCCTCGCCGCCGCAGCGCCTCCAACCCGGCAAACGGACCCTGGACACCTGGAACGTCGCGCCGTACGGGCCGGTCTTCGCCGCCACGGACCAGCCGGGCGGCTGGGTGCGCCGCGACGGCAACATGATCGCCGTTGAGGTGCCGCTGTTCGGCGACGCACACGGCCATCCCGGCGGGGTGCTGACCGAGACCGGTCGCACGGCGCTGTACCGCGACGGCAAGCTGGTCGGGGAGAGCGAGTACCCCGGGTACGGCTGGTTCGAGGTGCCCCGGGCATTGGCGAACTACCGGCTGGAGGTCGCCGCGACCCACGCGGTGAGCGACTTCTCGACCTCGGTCAGCGGGGTGTGGACGTTCCCGTCCGGGCCGGTCGCCCGGAACCAGACGGCGGCGTTGCCGGTGATGGCGGTGCGGTTCGCGCCGAGCCTCGACCCGGCCAACACCGCCACCGCCGGCCGGACGATGGAGATCCCGTTCACGGTCGCGCACCAGCCGGGGGTGGCCGGGATCGGCATCCGCAAGCCGGTGATCGAGGCGTCCTACGACGGTGGGGAGACCTGGCAGCGGGCCGAGGTACGGTCGGCGAAGGCGGGTTGGGCCGCCATGGTCAGCCACCCGAGGCAGGACGGGTACGTGTCGTTGCGCGCCTCGGTGACCGACCGGGCCGGCAACACGATGCGGCAGACGATCGTCCAGGCGTACCGGATCGCCGTCCGCTGA